One stretch of Candidatus Saccharimonadales bacterium DNA includes these proteins:
- a CDS encoding protein phosphatase 2C domain-containing protein translates to MNTTSINEIGIRNINEDCILVDETKQIFGVFDGASSLVPYTSPDGKTGGYLAASTAADTFAKSSSGLKTAALEANDQIEKVQSDAGIDLSKNVNRFGTTAAVVKINDNTADLLQVGDSIIIVIDTKGNATVPLGYVDQDIIAMRKWRRLADEGVENIRELVLDDARKQREEANIGYGALNGDARLKDHIRIITLPLDNIATILLLTDGMFLPKADPDTEEKWSEYATYYQQSGLMGLFEVVRGTEKDDPTLTKYPRFKLHDDSSGIALDFAK, encoded by the coding sequence ATGAATACTACCTCTATCAATGAAATAGGCATCCGTAATATCAACGAGGATTGCATATTAGTCGACGAAACAAAGCAGATTTTTGGAGTTTTTGATGGAGCCTCTTCATTAGTTCCCTACACTTCACCTGATGGCAAAACAGGAGGCTATCTGGCCGCTTCAACCGCAGCTGATACTTTTGCAAAAAGTAGCTCTGGCCTAAAAACAGCAGCGCTAGAAGCAAACGATCAGATTGAAAAAGTACAGTCTGACGCAGGTATTGACCTGTCAAAAAATGTGAACCGGTTTGGCACAACTGCGGCAGTTGTAAAAATCAACGACAACACGGCAGACTTGTTGCAAGTTGGTGATAGCATCATCATTGTTATTGATACCAAAGGCAACGCTACGGTTCCACTTGGATATGTAGACCAAGATATTATCGCCATGAGAAAATGGCGCCGACTTGCCGATGAGGGTGTAGAAAATATTCGCGAACTTGTGCTTGACGATGCCCGAAAACAACGGGAAGAAGCTAATATTGGCTATGGAGCTCTTAATGGAGATGCCCGGCTAAAAGATCACATCCGTATCATTACCCTGCCTTTGGATAATATCGCCACGATACTTTTACTGACAGACGGTATGTTCTTGCCAAAAGCCGACCCAGACACCGAGGAAAAGTGGAGCGAATATGCAACATACTATCAACAATCTGGACTCATGGGCCTATTTGAAGTAGTTCGCGGTACCGAAAAAGATGACCCGACGTTGACAAAATATCCTCGTTTCAAATTGCACGATGATTCTAGCGGAATTGCACTCGATTTCGCAAAATAG
- a CDS encoding MFS transporter — translation MSKQQRLVLIVSILASFVAFLDGSIVNVALPAISRELGGGLVTQQWVVDAYLITLGALMLIAGSFSDIFGHKKILVIGLIGFGITSLLCAVSPTDTFLIVSRVLQGVAGALLVPSSLAFIIANFSGPAESKAIGTWTAWTGIAYVVGSLVGGVLVDAASWRLIFAINILPIAITVWLISRLKSTEHTRANTKVDIKGAVYGIAALGLPVFALIEHTRYGWGHPLIFISLILGVLAFIIFIWHEKQAPQPMLPLKLFAVRNFSWGNVATFAVYGGLGVATFLITVFIQQVGHYSAIESGLALLPVTIIMFIMSSRFGALAGKYGPRIFMTLGPIISGIGFLWMLQVDQSVNYWWQIFPGVLIFGVGLSTTVAPLTAAILGSINKQDAGIGSAVNNAVSRIAGLVAIAGIGVVIGPNLDLTGFHRGLVATAILLITGGIISWLGIRNHQVKSVDQSTAI, via the coding sequence ATGAGCAAGCAGCAACGTTTAGTCCTTATTGTCAGTATTTTGGCTTCGTTTGTCGCCTTTTTGGATGGATCGATTGTCAACGTTGCACTGCCGGCTATTTCCCGGGAGCTAGGTGGCGGACTAGTCACGCAGCAGTGGGTTGTGGATGCGTATCTTATTACGCTTGGTGCATTAATGTTAATCGCTGGATCATTTTCGGATATTTTTGGGCATAAAAAAATACTCGTCATAGGACTAATCGGATTTGGCATAACATCACTTTTGTGTGCCGTTTCGCCTACCGATACTTTTTTAATTGTTTCTCGCGTGCTTCAGGGTGTAGCTGGTGCGTTATTAGTCCCTAGTTCGCTAGCGTTTATTATTGCTAATTTTTCTGGTCCTGCTGAAAGCAAGGCAATAGGTACATGGACGGCCTGGACAGGAATTGCGTACGTTGTCGGGTCGCTCGTAGGAGGGGTTCTAGTCGATGCGGCATCCTGGCGTCTTATCTTTGCTATCAATATCCTTCCGATTGCCATTACCGTGTGGCTAATCAGCCGGCTAAAGTCCACTGAACACACTCGTGCAAATACAAAAGTTGACATTAAAGGTGCCGTTTACGGTATTGCGGCGCTTGGGCTGCCTGTTTTTGCACTCATCGAACATACTCGGTACGGGTGGGGACATCCGCTCATCTTCATCTCCCTCATTCTAGGCGTACTCGCCTTTATCATCTTTATATGGCACGAAAAGCAAGCTCCTCAGCCCATGCTGCCCCTAAAGCTCTTTGCAGTTCGTAATTTTAGCTGGGGAAATGTTGCAACTTTTGCCGTATATGGAGGCCTGGGCGTTGCAACGTTTTTGATCACTGTTTTTATTCAGCAAGTCGGTCATTATTCGGCAATTGAATCCGGTCTGGCACTTCTACCTGTTACAATTATTATGTTTATCATGTCGTCACGCTTTGGTGCACTTGCCGGTAAATACGGTCCTCGGATATTTATGACGCTTGGCCCTATCATCTCAGGGATTGGATTTTTGTGGATGTTACAAGTTGATCAATCCGTAAATTATTGGTGGCAGATATTTCCAGGCGTCCTTATTTTTGGTGTTGGTCTTTCTACAACCGTCGCGCCGCTTACTGCAGCAATTTTAGGATCGATCAATAAACAAGATGCCGGAATCGGATCTGCCGTTAATAATGCGGTGTCTCGTATTGCAGGATTAGTTGCGATTGCCGGCATTGGAGTTGTGATAGGGCCAAATCTTGATCTGACCGGCTTTCACCGCGGTCTCGTTGCTACGGCTATTCTTTTGATAACGGGTGGAATTATATCTTGGTTAGGAATTCGTAATCATCAGGTTAAGTCAGTCGACCAATCCACCGCTATTTAG